The DNA segment GCGACAGAAATTTTGCCATCTAAATTCATTTGAACACATACACACAAATATCTTTACTACAGTTTTCTCTGTGTTTTGCTAGTGTCTAGTACGGTAAGTCTGTATCATATATCCTTTATGTACGCTATCCTCTATGTAATATAAATAGTTTTCTCTGATGTAATAATCTCTGTACAACTATACAGTGGTGGGTAGGGTAATGTACAGGTGGTGTGTCATGATGGTATATTTACACGGACCTGTCTCGTATTTACACAATGTACAGACCTGGATGAGCACTTAacagttgccatggtaacaacAGTAACATCACCATAGTAACAACGTTTATCTCTAAAAACGTAACaaaagtaaaatgataaaaacaaaaacagagtTTGCATTCTACATTAAGAACAGAGGTCCCTTtgaatgtcttttttttcttgcatttgaTGCTATATTTAGaatgtttttatacttttttatgatttttttttttccatcttgATGTGATTCCAAGTTATTGGACGGAATCAATGAATAGCTGCCTTTGATCTCTGGTCACAATGTGCAGATGAACCGGTgaaagtttatgataaatgtTAATGACTAAGTTCAACATGCGTTAAAACTTTAGTGGTCTGAACCCTGGGCGACTCCTCTGTTCACCGGCCCATGACTTGGACTTTGTTCTAAAGTGTCTGAGATCCTCTGTGTGGTCTTTGTGTAACATGGGTTTGTACGTCTGTGGCTCACAGTGATTctgaaagaataattaaaatatatttattattacaaATTAAATGGGGGTAATAGAGGTTGTAAAATGATTTCAGAATTTGACAAATTAAAGTCTATTTATATTCAACTTCACATGATAACATTCTGAATATTTCGGTTCATATAAATGTCATTCAAATTACTATGACGATCATTTATTTGTACAGTTTTTTCCCCCATATTTAATACACTGATTAATAATCAAGTAACTCGACTAAAAATGCACAGGTTCAAATCAGGAACAGCAGGCTTAAACCAGGTAGTTACGAGAGTTGTGCACGAGCTACAAGTTTTCTTCACAATGGAAACAGATAAAGTATATTTTGACTAATCAATTTAccttttcagtttcaaaatagACTTTGTAACCACCATCAAGAAGGTAGATTTCTGGATAGAAAAGGTAGGGGTAACAATCCTTGTTTGCCTGACGATCGCTTTTTCGGAGGAATCTAGACATTTTTGGCCCACGCTCGGAGGAAAACTCACAGTGAAAGATGAGAATGACTCGTTTGTTGGGATCATCTGCTTTGATAGGGTTCTTCATAAACTCACTGATGATGTGTTCAGTTGTGTACAGGTTCTTAGCACCCTGGAGAAAACAAAACCTTGGTCAGACATGtttaaatattgtcaaaaatttATTTCCTCAAGTtaatttaacatgtttgttacatTGAGAGATTTTCCTTTAAATATCCTTATAAACAACACTTCAAAACATTGCAAATACACTATCCAGCAATAATTAAACCAATCTTTCAACTTCTAAAGAAAACTGCAACTAACAAAGAGTGGGCCTAATTAACTGtttctttaaagtattttttttccttttctttgttATTAATCTTAAGTTCAATCAATTCTCACCTGTATATGACCACCCTGGAACTCGTACGGATATCTGCAGTCAACGATGACTGCCTTCTCTATCTCCTGACCATATTCACCTCGGATCACCTGTGACAATGTGCTGCTGGATATATACTTGAGATCCTGATGTTTACCACCATACGTAGGCAAGCAATGTGTCTGGAAAAAGAGCAGAAACATGAAAATTGATATATATGTCTTAATTTATGATACTAATTTTTGATAGAGTAGAATGATTATAATAATATCTAGGGATTAATTTAGAATTTCTCTTTAAAATAGTAAATATCTGCTTATTGTGTCAACTGTTTAGTCTCTAATAAAGCAAATCAggatataatgtattttgtactGTTTCATGATCTGCCTTCTGTCTAGTTTAGTATTGAACACTGGGCCAACCAATTATACAGAATTTCCTTTCTATCATGCTGTATCCAACTAAATGTTTTGGTCTAATCAATTTTGGTATACTAGCTTCATTTCAAGCTGATGAACTTTTGAAAAGCTATCATCTTCTATGTGTAATGTTATAATTGTTATTGTGTACATACCTTTGAGCAATCACCCACAAGATCCGGTTCATCTGCCTGTCTGTTCAGGGCTGATTTGATCATGGCTTCAGACTCGGAGTGACATCTGTGAAGTGTAGGTCTGACTGTAGcctgaaatacaaaaaatatccatgtattAGATAGTTATCCTTAACAacactttaaactttaaatttgatTTCTGTCATTGAAATAAGTATTTGCTCAAGAGACTTGCTGTTGGTATTCTGAAATATTACCTTTTATGATTAACAagctaaaatgaatattttagacaTTATTACTTCTAATAGTGTAAATGTACCAATCAATTTAGTATATTTTTAATATGTTGCAAGTACGTTTTCAAGTAACTTACTGAAGAAACAGGAGAGGTGATCATTGACGAGGGACGGGCTCTCTTCTGTTTCTGTATTGGTGTGCTCTCATCCTGGGGAGGATCGCGCTTAAACGAGAACTGCATTGGAGAGTCGCCGGCATCCGGCTGATCCCGTTTGTAAGATGTACCGTGAGGACGAACCACCATTGACATTGATCTACTGATGTTTCTTCTACACAAAACTCTTCGACTCTGAAATAGGGCAATATACAGCATTACAATGTGTGCATCAATTAAATTGATTATGTTGCAATCATTTAcaaggtatttaattttaaatatgatatttcacTCTTAGCATTTTCTTGTTTCAAAcatactttctcttttttttttgttaatgcaATACAgaagttttctttttcttgtaaattgtaaaactaatgtttgaaataaatactttaacAACATCATTGTACCTACTTTGAATTTAAGTCCATAAGAATAATCCTACACAGTCAAACTAAACTTGAAATGCTCTTTGTTtcctttttgttgaaatataattcattctATATTTAATTCCCCCCAGCCTTTTTTGGTAAACCCTGGTACTTACCACTGGGGTATCATCATCGTCTCCGGTAACATGTGATTTCTTGTTGATAACAGGGGCGTTGAACAAACTCAACATCGCTGAAGTGGTAGGGGTAGTTTTCTTGGTGAGTGCGGCGACCTCGGCATCTGCATTCATAACGTCGAGAAAACCATCGTCGTCAATACCCTCGTCAACGCTAGTCAATCGGCACACCTTCAGTGGACTGTCGCCATCTTCTGATAATGTCTTTTTTACAAACTCTCCAGAGAAATCCTGAAATACCAATACATATGGTTGCTTAGCAACATTGATAATTTAAAACAGTGAGTCCTTTTTACTACCACACTTTCACTGAAGATGAATGTAAACCTGAcgaattataaaaatataaataataaatattgttctggattgcattttttttttcaaaggcaTCATATTAATCATTTGAACTagaatgttgattttattttgtgcATTTATTCACTCTGAACAGAGAAATACTGAAAACTTACCAAAGTACCAACTGGGCAGGAGTTTCTACGTTTAGATGGAGAATAGTTCTTCACTGGGGAATATTTAAATGGGGAGCATGTGTCTTCACTGATCATCTTCGAATGGCGTCTGATTGGGAGACCTTTCGGGGCAGCAAAGAGAAACCCATCCATctagaaatataaaataagattgtaaaaaatattttccaatatattctcAATACACGAGTTTCACCTCTCACGTTAAAAAAAAGcatcataaaatttattttgaactcGTGCACTTAAAGCAACTAAATTATTATTGTGATAATGTACCTCTCTAGCATACAATAAAATGATATGATATAAGTTTTATGCAGACTTCACCTTTCCACCGAGCAGCTGGCAAAAACAGTTGGCAACATTCTGTATCTTCCTAAATACTTAGGAAAATCTGCAGCAAATCCTCTTATTTGtgctttaaacaaaaatagtgtATGATTTATGTACTTACAGAATCTTTGGAATCTCTGCTGTCAGCTCTATCTGCCTCAAGACCACTGTCTTGTGAACACTCGTCAATATAGAATGTCGCCCTCTTCTCCCCGCTTCTAGAGGCCACGGAACCTGTACTACTACCGCTCATGTTTTCTGATGATGAATGGCGTTCAGAACTGGCGTCTGAGGGCGTGTCTGTGCTCATGTTTAGAAGACCACAGCAGGTGCTGGTAGCTGACTCAATGTCGATACTCTGTGGTGTTGACTGGTTGGCCATCAGTACTTCATTCTCCATATTCTCTGGACTAAGTCTCATCATAGGTACAGGCATACTGTTGAATCTTCTGAAAGCTACTGTCTTCCTTCTGCAAAAATAAACAAAGTacatttattaaacatataaaatataatgctTCTGCTACTGGAAAActaataataaatattgtttattttttcctcAATCAGTACAAGTACCTGTAATGGATACAAACAGAAGTTTAATTACCatatctgaaaaataaacatgtccactgagttaatttaaatttaatcCTTAAAGTCTGTACctattttactttcattttctagataaatatcttaaatgaaaattaaatccTTACACACCTAGGGTCAAGCCAGAAATGAAATTTATTGTATATTCCAGAACAGAAGCCACCTAAAACTGACTTGTTTAATTTATGGGTGCAGCAGCCACCAATAAACAGTATGTCACCAATAAACAGTAGTGCACCCCCAGAAAGTCTAGGAGATTTATGGCATGGTATATTGTGCTTCTGGTATATACATGGTTCAGCTACCTTGCAAATTGCAATTATGTCATGCCAATTAAATTTCCCCCATTGTCTCCTCTATTGTGTGAATGAGAAGATAACTAATAGAAACAAGTAACAATTACTTGATAAAATTGTATCATTAAATTaattaactgaagaaaaaaaatagtacTTTTAATGAGCAACAAATTAAATGAAGAGTCATTAATTACTGCATTTGTTAATTTGCAATTACTTTTTATAAATCttgagattgaaaaaaaaaatgaattgaagGCATCTCAGATATTACAGATACATGTACTGGTTAAGACCCCTGGTCAGAGATCCCTAGGGTTTCAGATCTACCCAGATCCCTTATAAAGATAGGAAGGGCCATAACATGATGCAGGCACCTGATTATGAGAAAATGTGCAATATTCAGTAACTATTCACCAGAGATAACTAAGATAAGGATATTTCATATCTGCCATATGTAACCACTCAAATGAGTTCTCTTGAATAACTTATTCTGGAATGCAATACTTTGCTCCCCCAACCTGTCcctaatatttttatatttaaatggcCCTCCTCCCACACTGCATTCAATTCCTTCAAATTGTATGTTTTGAATGTACTTTCCCTACCATTAAAAAAGACTTCTTTCTGTACACATTGACATCcctttttaactgattttacgattcaacttttatatcattatatatttaattctCAACACTTGgcaataaaatgttaataaaagcAACCAGAGGTGAAAATATGCCCCCAGACCTCATAGCCACAATATCGAGACTGATGTAGACAACAGATAGACTTTGTGGCCCTAACATAAACTTGTGATGTCTATCTCCGAGAGATTACTTCAGGTTAGGGAGATGGGCTATCTTATGTGTGGAATATCTCGCCAGAATTAATTCTATCCAAATATGACCTTAATTAGAAACAGTTTAAGTCAACACATAACTtagagggaaaaaaaaaaaggtttctgtaaaatctgaacaaattttTGAGTAGCTCgtttcttttaacaaaatcataTGGTTTGCCGTCACTAAAACTGGGAATATTGTATTGTTTGCAAACTCAAAGGAACATTCAAATGCAGCTAAAAAGAagcaatattatatatacattttttgttgcttttttccaagaaagaaaattaaattttgtaagacatgcttatcaattttattcttttcttcccttcctgataaaatgataaattgcCCTTTTTTCTAAAACTATACATTCTCTTGAGAAGGGCATTTGGCCAGCATAGAGATGACACAATAAAAAGCAAACACAAAACCAGCTAGAAGACCTGGGCAATCCTATGGGTCCTCTTATTTGTAGGTATTGTGGGTATACAAATTATTGCATGATGTAATTATTGACATAACCTATCACAGATCAGATAGATTGCATTATTACCCTGCCCAAGGCCCTCCACAGGACTGTCAACTATATCAAACAGAAGGGACAGAATACTGACCAATGAAAATTTAGTATTTCAGGGTAAGTGTTAAAGGATTTGATTCTGATATTATATGACTAATATCCTcccaaaaatgtaaaatgtgattATACATTTCTTTCTTATTCGAGAATATGAATAactatagctttttttttttttaacttatattACACAATATAGCCACGACTGTCTTAATTTTGTGTTAACAATAATTatgttcttaaaaaaaaaaaaaaaataattataattgacACATTTTTTCAAATATGTTATTTACCCCAAATTACTGAAATAGAAAATCTCAGTTTCTAGAAAATCACTAATtttgcatttaatcaaattaataaattaaattttcaatgagTGTCATTTTTTTAATGACAACCTTCAAtcaatttttcccttttaaactGCCTTTAGCCAATTGAAgtatcaatgattttttttagaaaattcaaaagaaactaaaattttcctatgtataattttttttttatatattttatcaattatattgcAATATTTAAAAGTTGTAGTGTTTCTTTGATATAAATCATTAAAGGCATTCTGAAATATATTGGTCTACTGTATATAAAAAATTGAGCAATTTTGCAGGTGAGTTTGGATTAAAGTacgttttttaagaaaaaaaaaaaaaaaaaaaatctcatttctTGCGGTCATGCAGAGTatcttttataataaaacaaactggCGAAATGcctaaaatataaaagaatacacAAACTCAGGAGCAGTCTGGGGGTTGGGTCCACAAAAATGTGGAAAAACTGTCAAAATGTCAAGTGGCCAGTCGTATGTGTTCAAACAATTCTGAACGTGAATAATAATTGAGGAATGCAGTATAATGGTAATATTACAACATAAGGAAACATTTgagaaaattataataaataactttaacatttttaattgatattttgaaGGTCTCTCTCAAACATTATTGATGAGGTGTTTAATTTAAAGTATACTCTGAACAACAAGAAACAACATGAGAAAGTGTcagtacatttttaaagttttcccaaTTCTGGAAATTTGTGAAAAACTTATAATGAAGCATAGTCAATATcagtttttcaatattattttaaaaaagaggTTTTTAGACATCAACAGAACTGACGGTATATTAGCCTTTTACAGACAAAATTCTTACCCAATCATTTCAAAATTGGAATCAAAAAGTAGAAGCAATGCCATGGTTACAAACTGGTTAATAATTAAATCTAAGTCTGAACACAAATATTAGCACAAAAGCTGGCCCCTTTTTGCACAAACAGTGTAAGATGgtaggtaa comes from the Mercenaria mercenaria strain notata chromosome 9, MADL_Memer_1, whole genome shotgun sequence genome and includes:
- the LOC123547227 gene encoding M-phase inducer phosphatase 1-like; the protein is MEQHQPLSSLALRTLATSNTIQNLSSGTNKLGRVNSPMTNLTLNLSELSTGRVTPRRKLSLSSLDTPNTSSNPTPERSISTESGCFVDSPSPIDSPTLDFMCESRFSTGKPEVQAEAVSRRKTVAFRRFNSMPVPMMRLSPENMENEVLMANQSTPQSIDIESATSTCCGLLNMSTDTPSDASSERHSSSENMSGSSTGSVASRSGEKRATFYIDECSQDSGLEADRADSRDSKDSMDGFLFAAPKGLPIRRHSKMISEDTCSPFKYSPVKNYSPSKRRNSCPVGTLDFSGEFVKKTLSEDGDSPLKVCRLTSVDEGIDDDGFLDVMNADAEVAALTKKTTPTTSAMLSLFNAPVINKKSHVTGDDDDTPVSRRVLCRRNISRSMSMVVRPHGTSYKRDQPDAGDSPMQFSFKRDPPQDESTPIQKQKRARPSSMITSPVSSATVRPTLHRCHSESEAMIKSALNRQADEPDLVGDCSKTHCLPTYGGKHQDLKYISSSTLSQVIRGEYGQEIEKAVIVDCRYPYEFQGGHIQGAKNLYTTEHIISEFMKNPIKADDPNKRVILIFHCEFSSERGPKMSRFLRKSDRQANKDCYPYLFYPEIYLLDGGYKVYFETEKNHCEPQTYKPMLHKDHTEDLRHFRTKSKSWAGEQRSRPGFRPLKF